Proteins encoded by one window of Halomonas chromatireducens:
- a CDS encoding sigma-54-dependent transcriptional regulator, protein MSRILIVEDEAIIRTALRRLLERHDYRVSEAGSVDEALALDPKNFDLVISDLRLPGEPGTALIASVAPVPVLIMTSYASMRSAVDALKEGAVDYVAKPFDHDELLETVSRVLHQHSSQRSPPPDITDAGGSRQQMIGECHAMQAVYTRIRKTAPADVTVLIQGESGTGKELVARAIHQQSKRAAAALISVNCAAIPETLIESELFGHEKGAFTGASAARTGLVEAADGGTLFLDEIGELPLDAQARLLRVLQEGEIRRIGSVETRHVNVRLIAATHRDLRALSKTGEFRLDLYYRLNVMQIDLPPLRDREEDVLTIADVLLEKACRRHERNGLRLSRAARQEIRDYPWPGNVRELENALERGVILAEGHLIHPDDLGLHPARPASSRLPLEPMPRTVDPVESEQDENGDDLSLEDYFQHFVLEHQDQMSETELAQKLGISRKCLWERRQRLGIPRKKQARRSSA, encoded by the coding sequence ATGAGCAGGATTCTGATCGTTGAAGACGAGGCTATCATTCGCACCGCCCTTCGGCGGCTGCTGGAACGCCATGACTATCGCGTCAGTGAAGCCGGCTCGGTCGATGAGGCGCTCGCCCTGGATCCCAAGAACTTCGATTTGGTGATCAGCGACCTACGCCTGCCCGGCGAGCCGGGAACCGCCCTTATCGCCAGCGTGGCGCCGGTTCCGGTGCTGATCATGACCAGCTACGCCAGCATGCGCTCGGCGGTCGATGCCCTGAAGGAAGGCGCCGTCGACTATGTGGCCAAGCCATTCGACCATGACGAGCTGCTCGAAACGGTGTCCAGGGTACTGCACCAGCACTCCTCCCAGCGCTCGCCGCCGCCGGACATCACCGATGCGGGTGGCTCGCGCCAGCAGATGATCGGCGAGTGTCACGCCATGCAGGCTGTCTACACACGCATCCGCAAGACGGCACCGGCAGACGTCACGGTGCTGATCCAGGGCGAGTCGGGAACCGGCAAGGAGCTGGTGGCCCGGGCCATTCATCAGCAGAGCAAGCGCGCCGCGGCAGCGCTGATCAGCGTCAACTGCGCCGCCATTCCCGAGACGCTGATCGAATCCGAGCTCTTCGGCCATGAAAAAGGGGCTTTCACCGGCGCCAGTGCCGCTCGCACCGGACTGGTGGAGGCAGCCGACGGCGGCACCCTGTTTCTTGACGAAATCGGGGAACTGCCCCTGGATGCACAGGCACGCCTGCTGCGGGTCCTGCAGGAGGGTGAGATCCGCCGTATCGGCTCGGTGGAGACCCGTCATGTCAATGTTCGCCTCATCGCCGCCACCCACCGCGACCTGCGGGCCCTGTCGAAGACCGGCGAGTTCCGGCTCGATCTCTACTATCGCCTCAACGTGATGCAGATCGACCTGCCACCGCTGCGCGACCGCGAGGAGGATGTCCTGACCATCGCCGATGTTTTGCTGGAAAAGGCGTGCCGGCGTCACGAGCGCAACGGCCTGCGTCTCTCACGTGCCGCACGCCAGGAAATCAGGGACTACCCTTGGCCGGGCAACGTCCGCGAACTGGAGAATGCTCTGGAGCGCGGCGTGATACTCGCGGAAGGTCACCTGATCCACCCCGATGACCTGGGCCTCCACCCCGCTCGGCCGGCCTCATCCCGGCTGCCCCTCGAACCGATGCCGAGAACGGTCGATCCGGTCGAGAGCGAACAGGACGAGAATGGTGACGACCTTTCCCTGGAGGATTATTTCCAGCATTTCGTCCTGGAGCATCAGGATCAGATGAGCGAGACGGAGCTTGCCCAGAAGCTGGGCATCAGTCGCAAGTGCCTGTGGGAGCGGCGCCAGCGCCTGGGCATTCCGCGCAAGAAGCAGGCCCGACGCAGCAGTGCCTAA
- the pcnB gene encoding polynucleotide adenylyltransferase PcnB, with protein sequence MFKGFTRFLQSPGEHLRSLFGPDDAAAAELAGPRIIPRNEHPVSRQHLSESALKVLYRLHNAGYEAYLVGGCIRDSFLGRMPKDFDVATDATPEQVRELFRNSRIIGRRFRIVHVRFGREVIEVTTFRGRPNDDHGDHIAQQSEQGLLLRDNVWGNIQEDAVRRDFTINALYYSIADFSIHDFANGARDIESRTLRMIGDPTTRYREDPVRMLRAIRFAAKLDFQIAPGSEAPIHEQAHLLLQIPPARLFDEILKLFMAGHGVETFRMLRHYGLFPMLFPETEEAMATLPWTEGLIEAALASTDKRIREERPVTPAFLFAALLWGPVQLRQATLEEDGMPPIPALQLASQQVLSRQLKHISIPKRFSMPMRDIWDLQQRLPLRRGKRALQTREHPRFRAAYDFLLLREEAGEVEPGLGDWWTAFQEGDEHEQMRLLEKAGANATPGDRPKRRRPRKRRRRSAPPDNP encoded by the coding sequence ATGTTCAAAGGATTTACCCGCTTTCTGCAGAGCCCTGGCGAACATCTCAGGTCACTCTTCGGCCCCGATGATGCCGCCGCCGCTGAACTAGCCGGCCCGCGGATCATTCCCCGTAACGAGCACCCCGTATCGCGCCAGCACTTGAGTGAGTCGGCGCTCAAGGTACTCTATCGCCTGCACAATGCAGGATATGAGGCCTATCTGGTTGGCGGCTGCATTCGTGACTCATTCCTGGGCCGAATGCCCAAGGATTTCGACGTCGCCACCGATGCCACGCCGGAGCAGGTACGCGAGCTGTTTCGCAACTCGCGGATCATCGGTCGACGCTTTCGCATCGTGCATGTGCGCTTCGGTCGCGAAGTCATTGAGGTCACTACCTTTCGTGGCAGACCCAACGACGACCATGGCGACCACATCGCCCAGCAGTCCGAGCAAGGCCTGCTGCTGCGTGACAATGTCTGGGGCAATATCCAGGAAGATGCCGTGCGCCGCGATTTCACCATCAATGCGCTCTACTACAGCATCGCCGACTTCTCGATTCATGATTTCGCCAACGGCGCTCGCGACATCGAGTCCCGCACCCTGCGCATGATCGGCGACCCGACGACACGCTACCGCGAAGACCCCGTGCGCATGCTGCGCGCCATCCGCTTCGCCGCCAAGCTCGACTTCCAAATTGCGCCTGGCTCCGAGGCGCCGATCCATGAGCAGGCCCATCTGCTGCTGCAGATCCCGCCCGCACGGCTGTTCGACGAGATACTCAAGCTGTTCATGGCCGGCCATGGTGTCGAAACCTTCCGCATGCTGCGCCACTATGGCCTGTTTCCCATGCTCTTCCCCGAAACGGAAGAAGCCATGGCCACGCTGCCCTGGACCGAAGGCCTGATCGAGGCGGCCCTGGCCAGCACCGACAAGCGTATCCGTGAGGAGCGTCCGGTAACGCCGGCCTTCCTGTTCGCAGCACTGCTGTGGGGGCCCGTACAGCTCCGCCAGGCGACGCTGGAGGAAGATGGGATGCCGCCCATCCCCGCACTTCAGCTGGCGTCTCAGCAGGTGCTCTCGCGCCAGCTGAAGCACATCTCGATCCCCAAGCGCTTCAGCATGCCGATGCGCGACATCTGGGACCTACAGCAGCGACTACCCCTGCGTCGCGGCAAACGCGCACTGCAGACCCGGGAACATCCGCGCTTTCGCGCCGCCTACGACTTCCTGCTGCTGCGGGAAGAGGCTGGCGAGGTCGAACCCGGACTTGGCGACTGGTGGACCGCCTTTCAGGAAGGCGACGAACACGAGCAGATGCGCCTGCTGGAGAAAGCCGGCGCCAACGCCACGCCCGGTGATCGCCCCAAGCGCCGCCGGCCCCGCAAGCGCCGCCGACGCAGTGCGCCCCCCGATAACCCGTGA
- the folK gene encoding 2-amino-4-hydroxy-6-hydroxymethyldihydropteridine diphosphokinase has product MIPLVDVYVGLGSNLDEPATQVTLALEALGELPLTQRVGVSSLYASRPVGPQDQPDFINAVAHLATRLSPLALLDQLQALEQRHRRVRQRHWGPRTLDLDLLLFGKQVIATPRLQVPHPEMKARAFVLVPLAELAPTLILPGGQSVTALAEQQRSPDLIRVLPYNPG; this is encoded by the coding sequence GTGATCCCCCTGGTTGACGTCTATGTGGGGCTTGGCAGCAACCTCGACGAGCCCGCAACCCAGGTGACCCTGGCACTCGAGGCGCTCGGCGAGCTGCCGTTGACGCAGCGGGTAGGCGTGTCGAGCCTGTATGCCAGCCGTCCCGTCGGGCCGCAGGACCAGCCCGACTTCATCAATGCCGTGGCCCATCTGGCGACGCGGCTCTCCCCACTGGCGCTGCTCGATCAACTGCAGGCACTGGAACAGCGCCATCGCCGCGTTCGCCAGCGCCACTGGGGTCCCCGCACCCTGGATCTGGACCTGCTATTGTTTGGGAAACAGGTCATCGCAACACCACGACTACAGGTGCCCCACCCAGAGATGAAGGCACGCGCCTTTGTCTTGGTCCCTCTCGCCGAGCTGGCGCCAACGCTGATCCTTCCCGGTGGCCAAAGTGTCACCGCGCTGGCCGAGCAGCAGAGATCACCGGACCTGATCAGAGTGTTACCTTATAACCCAGGATAA
- the panB gene encoding 3-methyl-2-oxobutanoate hydroxymethyltransferase yields MKTVTLSTLKAHKRAGETFSCLTAYDASFARSASEAGIEVLLVGDSLGMVLQGHASTLPVTLDDICYHTRCVARGKDQSLLMVDLPFMSNSSQERLLQDAGALMRAGAELVKVEGEAWMADGIRELTRRGVPVCAHLGLTPQTVYQLGGYKVQGRDAERATQILEDARTLVAAGASVILLECVPASLGRAITEALDVPVIGIGAGPDTDGQILVMHDVLGVTHGRMPRFVKNFMAEADDIPGAFRRYHEDVKARRFPAEEHSF; encoded by the coding sequence ATGAAAACCGTCACCCTAAGCACGCTGAAGGCCCATAAGCGCGCAGGCGAAACCTTCAGTTGCCTGACGGCCTATGACGCCTCCTTTGCTCGGAGCGCGTCCGAGGCCGGCATCGAAGTGCTGCTGGTCGGTGATTCCCTGGGCATGGTCCTGCAAGGCCACGCCAGCACCCTCCCGGTCACCCTGGACGACATCTGCTACCACACCCGCTGCGTGGCCCGTGGCAAGGATCAAAGCCTGCTGATGGTCGACCTCCCTTTCATGAGCAACTCCAGCCAGGAGCGCCTGCTGCAGGACGCCGGTGCGCTGATGCGTGCCGGTGCCGAGCTGGTCAAGGTGGAAGGCGAGGCGTGGATGGCCGACGGCATTCGCGAGCTGACACGGCGGGGGGTGCCCGTCTGCGCCCACCTGGGCCTGACGCCGCAGACCGTCTACCAGCTAGGCGGCTACAAGGTGCAGGGTCGCGATGCCGAGCGCGCCACCCAGATTCTCGAGGATGCACGCACCCTGGTGGCAGCCGGCGCCTCGGTAATACTGCTGGAGTGCGTGCCGGCCAGCCTCGGCCGCGCCATCACAGAGGCACTTGACGTGCCGGTGATCGGTATCGGCGCCGGCCCCGACACCGATGGCCAGATACTGGTGATGCATGACGTGCTGGGAGTGACCCACGGCCGCATGCCGCGTTTCGTCAAGAACTTCATGGCAGAGGCCGACGACATTCCAGGCGCCTTCCGCCGCTATCACGAGGACGTCAAGGCGCGCCGCTTCCCGGCCGAGGAACACAGTTTCTAG
- the panC gene encoding pantoate--beta-alanine ligase gives MRTLRDIPELRETLGAYRRRGQRIALVPTMGNLHAGHLALVEAARRHGDVVVATIFVNPLQFGPNEDLDAYPRTMVDDQAKLEEAGCDLLFAPDTAMLYPRGMDEQTRVCVPAVSEGLCGGARPGHFDGVSTVVSILFNLVQPDTACFGEKDYQQLAVIRKLVEDLHFPVEIVGVPIVRAEDGLALSSRNGYLAPDQRAIAPLLYQTLCELRDALEAGEPVTASLGAGLARLRENGFEPDYLELRGLDLAPVDESTRDAVLLAAARLGPTRLIDNLTLTLPR, from the coding sequence ATGCGTACCCTGAGAGACATCCCTGAGCTGCGAGAGACCCTCGGTGCGTACCGCCGCCGCGGCCAGCGTATCGCCCTGGTGCCGACCATGGGCAACCTGCACGCCGGTCATCTCGCCCTGGTGGAGGCAGCGCGCCGCCATGGCGACGTGGTGGTGGCGACCATCTTCGTCAACCCGCTCCAGTTCGGCCCCAATGAGGATCTGGACGCCTACCCACGCACCATGGTCGATGACCAGGCCAAGCTCGAAGAGGCAGGCTGTGACCTGCTGTTTGCCCCTGATACGGCCATGCTCTATCCCCGCGGCATGGACGAACAGACTCGTGTCTGCGTGCCTGCCGTCAGCGAGGGGCTCTGTGGTGGCGCAAGACCCGGCCACTTCGACGGCGTATCTACCGTGGTGAGCATTCTGTTCAACCTGGTGCAGCCCGACACGGCCTGCTTCGGTGAAAAGGATTACCAGCAGCTGGCGGTGATTCGCAAGCTGGTGGAAGACCTCCACTTCCCCGTCGAGATCGTCGGCGTACCCATCGTACGGGCCGAGGATGGCCTGGCGCTCTCCTCGCGCAACGGCTACCTGGCCCCCGACCAGCGCGCCATCGCTCCCCTGCTGTACCAGACGCTCTGCGAGTTGCGCGACGCCCTCGAGGCCGGCGAGCCAGTCACCGCCAGCCTGGGAGCAGGCCTGGCAAGGCTACGGGAAAATGGCTTCGAGCCAGACTACCTGGAGCTGCGTGGCCTCGACCTGGCACCGGTCGACGAGTCCACCCGTGATGCCGTGCTCCTCGCCGCCGCCCGCCTGGGGCCAACCCGCCTGATCGACAACCTGACCCTGACCCTGCCGCGCTGA
- the panD gene encoding aspartate 1-decarboxylase: MYTIMLKAKLHMARVTHAVLNYEGSCAIDGDLLDLSGIRENEQIQIYNVENGLRFTTYAIRAEEGSQVISINGAAAHLAGPGDRVIICSYAHYSDAELDNHQPALVYLKEGNDISHTSNAIPVQLA; this comes from the coding sequence ATGTACACCATCATGCTCAAGGCCAAGCTCCACATGGCCCGCGTTACCCATGCCGTACTCAACTATGAGGGCTCCTGTGCCATCGACGGTGACCTGCTGGACCTCTCCGGCATCCGCGAAAACGAGCAGATCCAGATCTATAACGTCGAGAACGGCCTGCGCTTCACTACCTACGCCATCCGCGCCGAAGAGGGCTCTCAGGTCATCTCCATCAATGGCGCCGCCGCCCACCTGGCCGGCCCCGGCGACCGGGTGATCATCTGCAGCTACGCCCACTACAGCGATGCCGAGCTGGACAATCATCAGCCGGCACTGGTCTATCTGAAGGAAGGTAACGACATCAGCCACACCAGCAACGCCATCCCCGTTCAGCTCGCTTGA
- a CDS encoding acetyl-CoA C-acetyltransferase: MQDVVIVAARRTAVGAFGGSLAGIPASDLGALVIKDILASTGVSGDQVDEVLLGQVLTAGVGQNPARQAAIKAGLPDTVPAMTINKVCGSGLKALHLATQAIRCGDAELILAGGQENMSASPHVLPNSRNGQRMGDWKAIDTMVHDGLWDAFNNYHMGITAENLAEKYDITREQMDEFAAASQQKAAAAIRDGKFKSQIVPVEIPQRKGDPVVFDTDENPREVSADKLGGMRPAFKKDGTITAGNASSLNDGAAVVMICSADKAKQLGLEPLARIAAYSNAGVDPAIMGIGPAPATRRCLEKAGWSLDDLDLVEANEAFAAQALSVNKELGWDVSKVNVNGGAIALGHPIGASGCRVLVTLLHEMIARDAKKGLATLCIGGGQGVALAIER, from the coding sequence ATGCAAGATGTGGTGATCGTTGCCGCCCGCCGTACCGCCGTGGGAGCCTTCGGTGGCTCTCTGGCCGGAATTCCCGCCAGCGACCTGGGTGCCCTGGTGATCAAGGACATCCTCGCCAGCACCGGTGTCTCCGGCGACCAGGTCGATGAAGTGCTCCTGGGTCAGGTCCTGACCGCCGGTGTGGGCCAGAACCCCGCCCGACAGGCCGCCATCAAGGCCGGCCTGCCCGACACCGTACCCGCCATGACCATCAACAAGGTCTGCGGCTCGGGCCTCAAGGCCCTGCACCTGGCCACCCAGGCGATTCGCTGCGGTGACGCCGAGCTGATCCTCGCCGGCGGCCAAGAGAACATGTCGGCATCCCCGCACGTGCTGCCCAATTCGCGCAACGGTCAGCGCATGGGCGACTGGAAGGCCATCGACACCATGGTCCACGACGGCCTTTGGGATGCCTTCAACAACTATCACATGGGTATCACCGCCGAGAACCTGGCCGAGAAGTACGACATCACCCGCGAACAGATGGATGAGTTCGCCGCGGCTTCCCAGCAAAAGGCCGCCGCCGCCATACGTGACGGCAAGTTCAAGAGCCAGATCGTCCCGGTGGAAATACCCCAGCGCAAGGGCGACCCGGTGGTCTTCGATACCGACGAAAACCCGCGCGAAGTGAGTGCCGACAAGCTCGGCGGCATGCGCCCGGCCTTCAAGAAGGATGGCACCATTACCGCCGGCAACGCCTCCTCGCTCAACGACGGTGCCGCCGTGGTGATGATCTGTTCCGCCGACAAGGCCAAGCAGCTGGGCCTGGAGCCGCTCGCCCGCATTGCCGCCTACTCCAACGCCGGCGTCGATCCGGCCATCATGGGTATCGGCCCGGCACCGGCCACCCGTCGCTGCCTGGAGAAGGCCGGCTGGTCGCTGGATGACCTCGACCTGGTGGAGGCCAACGAAGCCTTCGCGGCCCAGGCCCTGTCGGTGAACAAGGAGCTGGGCTGGGATGTCTCCAAGGTCAACGTCAATGGCGGCGCCATTGCACTTGGCCACCCGATCGGCGCTTCCGGCTGCCGCGTGCTGGTGACCCTGCTGCACGAGATGATCGCGCGCGATGCCAAGAAGGGCCTTGCGACCCTGTGTATCGGCGGCGGGCAGGGCGTGGCACTGGCGATTGAAAGATAA
- the pnp gene encoding polyribonucleotide nucleotidyltransferase has product MNPVKKTFQYGRSTVTLETGRIARQASGAVLVTMDDTVVLCTVVAKKELKPGQDFFPLAVFYQEKTYAVGKIPGGFFKREGRPTEKETLTSRLIDRPVRPLFPKGFMNEVQVICTVLSTDRNHDPDIAAMLGTSAALCIAGVPFNGPLGAARVGFDEEKGYFLNPTVEELANSELNMVVAGTEKAVLMVESEAKELLEDEMLGAVLYGHQEMQVAIEAIKELTAEAGKPKWDWQPPAENTPLKDAIAQGFEAKVGEAYRVTDKMARQDALSALKAEAVEQLAGEEEGKFDADEVKGAFAALEKRVVRSRVVKGEPRIDGRDQKTVRPLNIEVGSLPKTHGSSIFTRGETQAIVIATLGTLRDAQLIESLEGERKDRFMLHYNFPPYCVGEAGFMGGPKRREIGHGRLARRSIEAMLPTSEDFPYTIRVVSEITESNGSSSMASVCGSSLALMDAGVPMKAPVAGIAMGLVKDADGFAVLTDILGDEDHLGDMDFKVAGSSAGVTALQMDIKIEGINEEIMEVALQQANEARLHILQQMNDVIAQSRAEVSENAPSMATIKIDPDKIRDVIGKGGATIRKICEDTGASIDLDDDGTVRIYAEDKAAAKKAIDTVLAITAEAEIGKLYRGKVVRIADFGAFINIMPGTDGLVHISQIVPERVNDVRDFLNEGDEVIVKVLDIDNRNRVKLSIKEITPEEKAAFEAAEAEPVV; this is encoded by the coding sequence GTGAATCCGGTCAAGAAAACATTTCAGTACGGTCGCAGCACCGTCACCCTGGAAACCGGGCGCATCGCCCGCCAGGCCAGCGGTGCCGTGTTGGTCACCATGGACGATACCGTGGTGCTGTGCACCGTCGTCGCCAAGAAAGAGCTCAAGCCAGGGCAGGACTTCTTCCCCCTGGCGGTGTTCTATCAGGAAAAAACCTACGCGGTCGGCAAGATCCCCGGCGGCTTCTTCAAGCGCGAGGGGCGGCCTACAGAGAAGGAGACCCTCACGTCTCGCCTGATCGATCGCCCGGTTCGCCCGCTGTTCCCCAAGGGGTTCATGAACGAGGTGCAGGTGATCTGTACCGTCCTCTCTACCGACCGCAACCATGACCCGGACATCGCCGCCATGCTCGGCACCTCCGCGGCGCTGTGCATCGCCGGCGTGCCGTTCAACGGCCCCCTGGGTGCCGCGCGGGTGGGCTTCGACGAGGAGAAGGGCTACTTCCTCAACCCCACCGTGGAAGAGCTTGCCAACTCCGAGCTGAACATGGTCGTTGCCGGTACCGAGAAAGCGGTGCTGATGGTGGAGTCCGAGGCCAAGGAGCTGCTCGAGGACGAAATGCTGGGCGCCGTGCTCTATGGCCACCAGGAGATGCAGGTCGCCATCGAGGCCATCAAGGAGCTGACCGCCGAGGCCGGCAAGCCGAAGTGGGACTGGCAGCCGCCCGCCGAGAACACGCCCCTCAAGGACGCCATTGCCCAGGGCTTCGAGGCCAAGGTGGGCGAGGCCTATCGTGTCACCGACAAGATGGCCCGGCAGGACGCCCTGTCAGCACTCAAGGCCGAGGCCGTCGAGCAGCTCGCCGGTGAAGAGGAAGGCAAGTTCGATGCCGATGAGGTCAAGGGCGCCTTCGCCGCGCTGGAGAAGCGTGTGGTTCGCTCCCGCGTCGTCAAGGGCGAGCCGCGTATCGATGGCCGTGACCAGAAGACAGTGCGGCCTTTGAATATCGAAGTGGGTAGCCTGCCCAAGACCCATGGCTCGTCGATCTTCACCCGCGGCGAGACCCAGGCCATCGTCATCGCCACCCTGGGTACCCTGCGCGATGCTCAGCTGATCGAGTCGCTGGAGGGTGAGCGCAAGGACCGCTTCATGCTGCACTACAACTTCCCTCCCTATTGCGTGGGTGAAGCTGGCTTCATGGGTGGACCCAAGCGTCGCGAAATTGGCCACGGCCGCCTGGCCCGTCGCAGCATCGAGGCCATGCTGCCCACGTCCGAGGACTTCCCCTACACCATCCGTGTGGTATCGGAGATCACCGAGTCCAACGGCTCGAGCTCAATGGCATCCGTGTGCGGCTCCTCGCTGGCACTGATGGACGCCGGCGTGCCGATGAAGGCACCGGTGGCGGGTATCGCCATGGGCCTGGTCAAGGATGCCGACGGCTTCGCCGTATTGACCGATATCCTGGGCGACGAGGATCACCTGGGCGATATGGACTTCAAGGTGGCTGGTTCGTCTGCTGGTGTGACTGCGCTGCAGATGGATATCAAGATCGAGGGGATCAACGAGGAGATCATGGAGGTTGCCCTTCAGCAGGCCAATGAGGCTCGCCTGCATATCCTCCAGCAGATGAACGACGTGATCGCCCAGAGTCGTGCGGAGGTGTCCGAAAACGCCCCCTCCATGGCAACCATCAAGATCGACCCGGACAAGATCCGCGACGTCATCGGCAAGGGCGGCGCCACCATTCGCAAGATCTGCGAAGACACCGGCGCCTCCATCGATCTCGACGACGACGGCACCGTGCGTATCTACGCCGAGGACAAGGCGGCGGCCAAGAAGGCCATCGATACCGTGCTGGCGATCACCGCCGAGGCAGAAATCGGCAAGCTCTACCGCGGCAAGGTGGTACGCATTGCCGACTTTGGCGCCTTCATCAACATCATGCCGGGAACCGACGGGCTGGTGCATATCTCGCAGATCGTGCCCGAGCGGGTCAACGACGTGCGCGACTTCCTCAATGAGGGCGACGAAGTCATCGTCAAGGTGCTCGATATCGACAATCGCAACCGGGTGAAGCTCTCGATCAAGGAGATCACTCCGGAAGAGAAGGCCGCCTTCGAAGCGGCGGAAGCCGAACCTGTCGTCTAA
- the rpsO gene encoding 30S ribosomal protein S15: MALTAEKKAEIVNEFGRGDNDTGSPEVQVALLSANIDGLQDHFKTNKQDHHSRRGLIRMVNQRRKLLDYLKRKDFERYQALIQRLGLRR, encoded by the coding sequence ATGGCACTTACCGCCGAAAAGAAGGCCGAAATCGTCAATGAATTTGGTCGTGGTGACAACGATACCGGTTCCCCCGAAGTGCAGGTAGCCCTGCTCAGCGCCAACATCGACGGCCTGCAGGATCACTTCAAGACCAACAAGCAGGATCACCACTCACGTCGTGGCCTGATCCGCATGGTCAACCAGCGCCGCAAGCTGCTTGACTACCTGAAGCGCAAGGACTTCGAGCGTTATCAGGCACTGATCCAGCGTCTGGGCCTGCGTCGCTAA
- the truB gene encoding tRNA pseudouridine(55) synthase TruB, giving the protein MARRRRGLPVNGVLLLDKPQGASSNHALQRARRLFQAQKAGHTGTLDPMATGLLPVCFGEATKFSSYLLEADKVYRTRIQLGVVTDTGDAEGEVVERQAVPVLKEADIEAVLTRFRGEIEQVPPMYSALKHQGRKLYELAREGKTVERAARRVTVYDARLLAHDGDAFTLEVRCSKGTYIRTLAEDIGRALGCGAHITALRRLKTGPFDASEMVAFEGLDAQPGQAELEARLLPVDVLVAHLPSLELDAEAVSRLRHGQSAFVSPGAMAPGETTRLYHDGIFLGLGVVRVAGEIAPRRLLSTAPADSV; this is encoded by the coding sequence ATGGCGCGTCGGCGTCGCGGTCTGCCGGTGAACGGGGTGCTGCTGCTCGACAAGCCCCAGGGAGCGTCGAGTAACCATGCCCTGCAGCGTGCCCGGCGCCTGTTCCAGGCGCAGAAGGCAGGTCACACCGGGACGCTCGACCCCATGGCCACCGGATTGCTTCCGGTCTGCTTTGGCGAGGCGACCAAGTTCTCCTCGTACCTGCTGGAGGCCGACAAGGTCTACCGCACTCGCATCCAACTGGGTGTTGTGACCGACACCGGCGATGCCGAAGGCGAGGTGGTCGAGCGCCAGGCGGTACCGGTGCTGAAGGAGGCGGACATTGAAGCGGTCCTGACGCGGTTCCGCGGCGAGATCGAGCAGGTTCCGCCCATGTACTCGGCGCTCAAGCATCAGGGGCGCAAGCTCTACGAGCTGGCCCGCGAGGGCAAGACGGTAGAGCGTGCAGCCCGCCGCGTGACAGTGTATGATGCGCGCCTTCTGGCCCATGATGGCGATGCCTTCACGCTGGAAGTGCGCTGCAGCAAGGGCACCTATATCCGCACCCTGGCCGAAGACATCGGGCGGGCTCTGGGGTGTGGCGCTCATATCACTGCGCTGCGGCGGCTCAAGACCGGGCCCTTCGACGCCAGCGAGATGGTTGCCTTCGAGGGGCTTGATGCGCAGCCAGGCCAGGCCGAGCTCGAGGCAAGACTCTTGCCGGTGGATGTTCTTGTTGCGCATCTGCCGTCGCTCGAGCTGGATGCCGAGGCAGTGTCACGGCTGCGGCATGGGCAGTCGGCCTTTGTTTCGCCCGGCGCCATGGCGCCAGGCGAGACGACAAGACTCTATCACGACGGGATCTTCTTGGGTCTCGGCGTGGTCAGGGTGGCAGGGGAGATTGCCCCCCGCCGCCTGCTGAGTACCGCTCCGGCGGACTCGGTGTGA
- the rbfA gene encoding 30S ribosome-binding factor RbfA produces MREFKRTDRVGDQLQKELAVLIQREVKDPRLGMVTVSGVEVSRDLGYADVHVTLLGEEDPERIRENLKVLKQAAGFLRSQVARRIKLRHVPELRFHYDESVVRGQRLSSLIDEAVSRDRARNEAEDGEASGNQDGDVADGQARSGNEDEKD; encoded by the coding sequence ATGCGCGAATTCAAGCGTACCGACCGTGTCGGCGACCAGCTGCAGAAGGAGCTGGCAGTACTGATCCAGCGCGAGGTCAAGGACCCGCGCCTGGGGATGGTCACGGTCAGCGGCGTCGAGGTCAGTCGTGACCTCGGCTACGCCGATGTGCATGTGACCCTGCTGGGCGAAGAGGATCCCGAACGTATCCGGGAGAACCTCAAGGTGCTCAAGCAGGCTGCTGGCTTCCTGCGCAGCCAGGTCGCCCGGCGGATCAAGCTTCGCCACGTGCCGGAGCTGCGCTTTCATTACGATGAGAGCGTGGTGCGTGGCCAGCGACTGTCGTCGCTGATCGACGAGGCGGTCTCCCGGGATCGTGCCCGTAACGAGGCGGAGGACGGCGAGGCTTCTGGCAATCAAGACGGCGACGTCGCTGACGGCCAGGCGCGTAGCGGCAACGAGGACGAGAAGGACTGA